The nucleotide window ttttcattttcattatcggctaatatcaacattcatttttaatcagtataatgataacttttgccCTTTAACTTTCGCTTTTCTCTgctttaagtttaggtttctctgctttaaatttaatattttctgctttaaaaatatccttattatttaataatatcaatgtaattacaacaaaaatatacttaatattttctgtttaaaatatccttattacaataataataagaagtatatacacaatgcctagtcggcaacagattcattccacgatctgcgattgtgaccaaACGCGtgcaatggctacaacgcaacttgcGGACCTCGGACgccacgactcgatcctctttcgcctaggACACCCgagttgccttctcgtcacaaagGTCGCAAACGTAGTTCGTGATTTTTCATCCATCGACTGTCATTGtccggtatggggaatatagcttccttatacgccatttttttgaagtcgaagcttcGCTCCACGATCACCCGTGTTTCTCGCTCTtcagaatttgaagtcaaaattccttttgatcgcAAAAATTCGTAAGTGCGTctcgaaatgttcaacgccttcaaaacattgtccaatatccaacgacaacacttcgacttgatcggatgaggaaggaaggcacgCCACACCCTCGgggctcgccatgatgtggaacGAAGCGTTGCAGATTCgaattccccgccaacacttttagtttaaacgaacacgatcaatatttaaacagagacacaaaaatatttaaacgataaacataaatcttaaacgttaaaacaaaaaaagttaaataataagttaataagttaatcggagacaatagtgtttaaatggaaacttgataaatgtaaacagATGACGagggataataaacaataattaacttctacaactatataaacataaagcgagaagaaacttacaacgagaagaactcgcTTTTCGATgaggatacgatgccacatcatccgtccccaacaacaagatcaacaatgaacatttgaagatggagtgcacgtgacacatgctactggaagtcaacctcgcttttatatgagacataccattttatgtccatcgagtgtgataaacttcaccctcgacacgggaaatatcgagaccccatcgctcacatatttcacCTAACATCGATTCCCCAAGAAGTCgtgcagtgaacattagcactcatCCCTCCCCGTAGTATCtaagcaatagcacaaaaactctccataatttaatctgAAGAGCTAAAAATtgatacaccaaatgagaagaaagaaaaagaagaagaagaacaagaacaagaacaagaagaacaagatatgagccttctaaactttgttttgagaaaaagcaagcaggaggcaaaaaattgaaaaaaactatgcataaagaaagttatgattgggcgcctatttttttcccacctttgcaagggcaaaaaggaatttcatatcgtggacccacttcaacttaccgtgCGGGGGttaaaaaggaatgtaaaatataacggagggctgtccggggtgtgcaaaagttggagggggtttttgggaagttttgaaaattacgaggggtgaacagtaattttccctaaattatatattatgataaaacaattttttttaaaataaattaaaatttgtatttaaaatttgtatttttttaacctAAAATCGATGTATAAActcttctttattattagaaatttcaatcttatcaattaaatcaatatatcAAATTATCATTTTGATATAAGTATGAGCAATGACAAAATCTTTACTTCTTATACTTCTAGAATTGaccgaattttttttttaaaaaaagagcaaatttatttatttattttctttttaataaaataaaaaatatttttattctcgaTATTATTTGGTGCACAAGGCCTACTACAGAAGTTAAGTGTCAGCAATTTAACCAAAAAACCTAACAAGAGTTTCAAATTGCAAGAAGTTGAAGgacaaaataaaagcaatcttagaggggtatataagaaaatttCCACCGGATGCGGATCTTAGAAGGATCCGCTAACTCTCTCGGATTCAACAATTCGGATCTTATAAGGATCCAATAAGAACCTCGTCTTCTCAGAAGCTcgagatcgagagagagagagaagccaTGGCGGTGCGCGATGATCCGAGATCTTCAGAGAAGAAGCAGAGCGATGATCTTCAGACCTTCAACGCCGAGAACCTCCAGAGCAACATGAGGTCAATCTACTACAGGTCCATCTCGCCATTGTTTGGTTTCTTTCGATGTAATTGATGCTTGGTTTCTTTGATCTGTGAATTTTGATggtttttctattgtttttctttgtagCCGGACCTTTTTATCCATTGTTGGTGGTGTGGTTTCTGGGATCTTCGGGTTTACAGGTCTGATGGGTTTTGTGTTCTACTTTGTGGTAATGGCCCTAGCGTCTCTAGGGTTTGCGGCCAAGGCGAAGTTCTCTCCTTGTGCGTACTTTGATTCTTGGAGCAGGATTGTTGCTGATGGGTTTCTGGGTGGACTCTTGGTATGTAGATCATCTTGTTTTTAGCAAAtcattaattgatgaatattatAATGAATTGTAATTTTGTTGGCTGAGAACTCATTGTTTAGATTGgggaaaaaattctttttttttttttaatgaaaagaatATTGAATTGTAGTTGTTTTACTTAAGAATCTACTGCTTTAGGATTTGTTTGGATAGGGAGCAAATAGATGTGAGATTGAAGAAAGGAAGTGTATGgatgaatgaagaaaataagatgGATTAGTATGTGGAACAATTAGAAAAATTTCTTGGTTAAGAATCTTGTTTTTAGGATGTGTTTAGGTTTAGGGAAAACAGAGGAGCAAGTGGAGAAGAAAGTGAAAGTTGTCttctttgtgttttgattgaatgaagtAAAGAAGAGGGATAAGCATATGGATTACTATTTTCTGATCAAAAGAATATTGAACAGTAATTGCATTGGTTGAGAATTCCATGCTTTTGGATGTGTTTGGATTGGGGGCAAATAGGAAATTTAAAGAAAGGAAAGTGAAAACTTGTTTAGGTTGGGAGGAGTGGAGGAGAAAGAAGATAATGGAAGTAGAAAGTTGAATTTTTTATGCTAGGTTAAATGAGGAAAATAAGAggaataaatgaatgaaagaaCAACTTTTGAATTGTAACTATATTGGTTAAGAGTCTCCTGCTTTAGGATGTGGTTGCATTGGTGGCAAATAGAGGACAAATTAAAGAAAGTAAGTTGTTTCCTTCTCATTGGTTGATTGGGAAGGAAAAGTATGATCAAATTCTTTTGTTCTCTATATCTCTCCATGATGAAACATAACTTAGTGGAAGTTAGTTCTATGCAAAACAATTATAAGTTTACactagaggaaaaaaaaagttgtgcTCATTTTTTGTCTTATGCAAAGGATATTGTTACTTGCTTGCTAAATATAGTTCATGTATGTTTGCAAAACGAAATTGTTAAGCattctttaaattttaatggtTGTATGaaaagcatgaaattatttgtttagaatCTTTTGATATTGTtgggaatttttattttttttttgaagaacctctccaaatagAGAAGCTATTTATTAATTGGGATGCTTCTTAATTAGTTTaaactgaagaaaaaaaaaaccagctgAGCCAATTCAATTTGGTTCTGTGACTTCTGTTAGTTCAATTTAGATCAGTacagtttagaagaattttagCACCTGTTGCTTAGAATAGAAAAGTTTGATTCGTAGATGCTAGATTCTTATGCATATCTTGTTGAATTGTTGAAAGGATAAATTGTTTAGTGCCTGCAATATTTTTGTCTCAGAAATATTATGAATTAGGGCATTGGTAATATTGGTACATATCAAAGGAATTCCGTAACTTCTCTGACATTGAAGTTTACTGTTTCCCACTTGAATATTTGATCTTCAATTTGCTTTTTGTCTCAGAAACATTATGAATTACGGCATTAATAGTATTGGTATATAATGGTTATGACAGGAACTCAGTAGCTCCTTTGACattgaatttttcttgtttctcaCTTAAATATTTGATCTTCAATTGCCAATATCGATCTTACTTGGTTTTTGTCAttgatttagatattttttgCGATTTATGCTCAGAATTTCGAACCTATCCTTGCTCTaacttaaattttctttttgatcattttttcttttgggcagTCCTTTGTGCTGTTCTGGACATTTGCTTATGATTTGGTGCATATATTCTAAGCAAGCTTCTCAGAGGGTGTTAAAACATTGGAGTAGCTTAATGAAGCACAAAATCCACAGAGACACACAATTGAAATTCCTGCAATGAcgttattattatattcattttggtttctaatttataattttaccaAATTTGTCTAGAAATAATAGATATTAACTGGGCTATTGTTCTACTTAAACCTTGATCGCaggaaaattttgtttgattttttttgacaatttataccatacatgcaatttttttaagctAGGCAAGACAATCagcataaattattattaaataaatgtttgTATAAATTTCGTTTCTAAAACACAAATTAGAACAGACATTATCTTGAAAGTTAATAGAGAATCTTTTGCCATGGTCTCATATTAACCACAACACTTTCAAGgtcaaataaaacacaatagTACCCAAAATACTGGGCAGAGGACTAATTTATGAGTCACAAGACCTAACAATGAGAGAGAATAATACATTGGCACTAAGAAAAACACCACCACCTTCTTAAATAGCTATTTAATTGGGGAATAAGGAGGCAGGCTTAAAAaagttttttcaaatattttcatttcattttaactgactaaaatttgatttaattaatattaataataaaaaaaatcttttaaaa belongs to Dioscorea cayenensis subsp. rotundata cultivar TDr96_F1 chromosome 17, TDr96_F1_v2_PseudoChromosome.rev07_lg8_w22 25.fasta, whole genome shotgun sequence and includes:
- the LOC120280243 gene encoding ER membrane protein complex subunit 6-like — its product is MAVRDDPRSSEKKQSDDLQTFNAENLQSNMRSIYYSRTFLSIVGGVVSGIFGFTGLMGFVFYFVVMALASLGFAAKAKFSPCAYFDSWSRIVADGFLGGLLSFVLFWTFAYDLVHIF